In Humulus lupulus chromosome 6, drHumLupu1.1, whole genome shotgun sequence, a single genomic region encodes these proteins:
- the LOC133785488 gene encoding uncharacterized protein LOC133785488: protein MREPSSTSRAATTPAPSGKGKKKVSEHPEPIVETSDENDMPASRKKSNRRKDGEGCNDPSVKRARTEDPPAPTPTKETTPPLGPTDQTPPEISKQNPPAAANPSATAQPEKTVVEEILSSACTSASERLKKLSIHRRCLETIDNALTMPLDQLLNRGLAKLLTDSDRGTGWRYSKEMAGKQAEEIKAAEERLAKKHKAVEAKHAEELQAAEAKIAKLEEDLKKKEDSIEKIITSKDKYKEASLINYREAHKLQTELEISCKEVANLEEANKRNLEKYEGAAFQCFYMF, encoded by the exons AtgagggaaccctccagcacctcGCGAGCAGCTACTACCCCTGCTCCTtcaggaaagggaaaaaagaaggtTTCTGAACACCCCGAGCCTATTGTTGAGACTTCAGATGAGAATG ACATGCCTGCGAGCAGGAAAAAGTCAAACAGGCGTAAGGATGGAGAAGGCTGCAATGACCCATCTGTAAAGCGGGCTCGAACGGAAGACCCTCCTGCACCAACTCCTACAAAAGAGACTACTCCCCCTCTAGGGCCTACCGACCAGACTCCCCCTGAAATCAGCAAGCAGAATCCTCCAGCAGCCGCCAACCCAAGTGCTACTGCTCAACCAGAAAAAACTGTGGTCGAGGAAATCTTGAGCTCCGCCTGCACTTCGGCCAGCGAAAGGCTGAAGAAACTGTCCATACACAGGCGATGTTTGGAGACCATCGACAATGCTCTCACCATGCCGCTCGACCAGCTCCTCAACCGTGGCCTAGCCAAATTACTCACT GATTCTGACCGTGGCACCGGTTGGCGCTACTCAAAGGAGATGGCCGGCAAACAAGCTGAAGAGATCAAGGCAGCTGAGGAGAGGCTTGCCAAAAAGCACAAGGCAGTCGAGGCCAAGCATGCTGAAGAGCTGCAAGCAGCTGAGGCTAAGATTGCCAAGCTTGAAGAggatttgaagaagaaagagGACTCTATTGAAAAAATTATTACCTCCAAAGATAAGTATAAGGAAGCCTCGCTGATAAACTACCGAGAAGCCCACAAGCTTCAGACGGAGTTGGAGATTAGCTGCAAGGAGGTTGCTAACCTTGAGGAGGCCAACAAGCGCAACCTGGAGAAATATGAAGGAGCAGCGTTCCAGTGCTTCTACATGTTCTAG